A DNA window from Streptomyces sp. B21-083 contains the following coding sequences:
- a CDS encoding acyl-CoA dehydrogenase family protein: protein MDTAERELLEETLRRTMKTNTPGAGLDAALADLGWTEMLAQEPGTAIPLVFRLLGETGVQAPVLNDVVLRSAGAPLKDPPPLPYAGGAWVTWVSDDTAEAGPLDPGLPLRPTEPGHLPAPALAAGRRALGWWLLGSGRAMLTLAREHVLERQQFGRPLASFQALRHRLAETYVALEAAEAVLAAADNDTGSLLAKAVAGRSALTAARHCQQALGGIGFTAEHALHRHVKRALVLDGLLGSTRELTREAGRLLLREDHAPRLVDL from the coding sequence GTGGACACCGCCGAACGCGAACTGCTGGAAGAAACCCTGCGCAGGACCATGAAGACGAACACGCCGGGAGCCGGACTCGACGCCGCCCTGGCCGACCTGGGCTGGACCGAGATGCTCGCCCAGGAACCGGGCACCGCGATCCCGCTGGTGTTCCGGCTGCTCGGCGAGACCGGCGTCCAGGCGCCGGTCCTCAACGACGTCGTCCTGCGATCGGCGGGCGCCCCGCTCAAGGACCCGCCGCCGCTGCCATACGCGGGCGGGGCCTGGGTGACATGGGTCAGCGACGACACGGCCGAAGCCGGCCCGCTTGACCCCGGCCTGCCCCTGCGCCCCACCGAACCCGGCCACCTCCCCGCACCGGCCCTGGCTGCGGGACGCCGGGCGCTGGGCTGGTGGCTGCTCGGCTCCGGGCGGGCCATGCTGACGCTCGCCCGTGAACACGTCCTGGAACGGCAGCAGTTCGGACGCCCGCTCGCCTCCTTCCAGGCGCTCCGGCACCGGCTGGCGGAGACGTACGTGGCGCTGGAGGCCGCGGAGGCGGTCCTCGCCGCGGCCGACAACGACACCGGGTCCCTGCTGGCCAAGGCCGTGGCGGGCCGGTCCGCGCTCACCGCCGCCCGCCACTGCCAGCAGGCGCTCGGCGGCATCGGCTTCACCGCCGAGCACGCCCTGCACCGGCACGTCAAACGCGCTCTGGTCCTCGACGGGCTGCTCGGCTCCACCCGTGAGCTGACCCGCGAGGCCGGCCGGCTGCTGCTGCGCGAGGACCACGCACCCCGCCTCGTCGACCTGTGA
- a CDS encoding acyl-CoA thioesterase, producing MTGLWNDLLDCLDLAPAGANAHEGSSQQLEYRRLFGGQLLAQFACAAQLAAPGKALKSLHTQFLREGRTGEPVVYRSEVAQQGRTFAAVRLTAHQERGVVAVANASLHTWEEGSDRQTTEPVPPLPGPEHAVELGLLPWESRAAADLDTPKSEPAEYALWTRIPPASHTFAPALLAYATDLTAIGTALRPVEGVTQADAGLAFTSAVTSHTVWLHRPFTTGDWLLLRQHSPLAAHGRSFARGDVLTRDGSLLASYAQEALLRFPPREASSVPQDQ from the coding sequence GTGACCGGCCTGTGGAACGACCTGCTCGACTGCCTCGACCTCGCGCCCGCCGGGGCGAACGCCCACGAGGGCAGCTCACAGCAGTTGGAGTACCGGCGGCTCTTCGGCGGGCAGTTGCTCGCCCAGTTCGCCTGCGCGGCGCAACTCGCCGCGCCCGGCAAGGCCCTGAAGTCGCTGCACACCCAGTTCCTGCGGGAAGGACGCACCGGTGAACCGGTCGTCTACCGGAGCGAGGTGGCGCAGCAGGGCCGGACCTTCGCGGCCGTACGGCTCACCGCCCACCAGGAGCGGGGGGTCGTCGCGGTGGCGAACGCGAGCCTGCACACTTGGGAAGAAGGGTCCGACCGGCAGACGACCGAGCCCGTGCCGCCCCTGCCAGGACCGGAGCACGCCGTCGAACTCGGTCTGCTTCCCTGGGAGTCGAGGGCGGCGGCCGATCTCGACACGCCGAAGTCCGAGCCTGCCGAGTACGCGCTGTGGACCCGGATCCCGCCCGCGTCGCACACCTTCGCCCCCGCACTCCTCGCCTACGCCACCGACCTCACGGCGATCGGCACCGCGCTACGGCCCGTCGAGGGCGTGACCCAGGCGGACGCCGGCCTGGCCTTCACCTCGGCCGTCACCTCGCACACCGTGTGGCTCCACCGGCCGTTCACCACCGGGGACTGGCTGCTGCTGCGCCAGCACAGCCCGCTCGCCGCACACGGACGGTCCTTCGCGCGCGGCGACGTCCTCACCCGGGACGGCTCACTGCTCGCGTCGTACGCGCAGGAGGCGTTGCTGCGGTTCCCGCCGCGGGAGGCCTCCTCCGTACCGCAGGACCAGTGA
- a CDS encoding LysR family transcriptional regulator, with protein MDIKQLRAIVTVAEVGSVTRAAELLHLVQPAVTRQIRALEQELGVDLFERTGTGMRPTEAGTVMVERARRALDELERARAEVQPAPGEVSGIVTVGLLESTGDLLAEPLVTAVARSHPGVQLRLMTAYSGHLQRWLDDGDLDLTLLYDLDSTPSLNARPLLRERLWAVAPPGAGLRADRPVAFAEAAGHPLVMPAAGHGLRRLVDAAAVRAGSALDVAVQTNSMTVQKQLVRAGHGWTVLPGVGIAEDVAHGTLSAAPLSEPDVWRSIVLGTPRSGRTPPAVEVVARELVGRINRAVARGSWPSAQPHNAGASPEDE; from the coding sequence GTGGACATCAAGCAACTCAGGGCGATCGTCACGGTCGCCGAGGTGGGCAGTGTCACGCGCGCCGCGGAGCTACTGCATCTGGTGCAGCCCGCTGTGACCCGGCAGATCCGCGCCCTGGAGCAGGAACTCGGCGTCGACCTCTTCGAACGGACCGGGACGGGCATGCGGCCCACCGAGGCGGGCACCGTCATGGTCGAGCGTGCCCGGCGGGCCCTCGACGAACTGGAGCGGGCCCGCGCCGAGGTGCAGCCGGCGCCGGGCGAGGTGTCGGGCATCGTCACCGTCGGTCTGTTGGAGAGCACCGGCGACCTGCTCGCCGAGCCCCTGGTGACCGCGGTCGCCCGCAGTCATCCCGGCGTTCAACTCCGCTTGATGACCGCCTACTCGGGGCACCTCCAGCGCTGGCTCGACGACGGCGACCTGGACCTGACCCTGCTCTACGACCTGGACAGCACCCCCTCGCTCAACGCCCGCCCGCTGCTGCGTGAACGGCTGTGGGCGGTCGCTCCACCGGGGGCCGGGCTGCGCGCCGACCGTCCGGTGGCGTTCGCCGAGGCGGCCGGGCACCCGCTCGTGATGCCCGCCGCCGGGCACGGTCTGCGCCGGTTGGTCGACGCGGCGGCTGTACGGGCGGGTTCCGCGTTGGATGTCGCCGTACAGACCAACTCCATGACAGTGCAGAAGCAGCTCGTCAGGGCGGGGCACGGGTGGACGGTCCTGCCCGGTGTCGGTATCGCCGAGGACGTCGCGCACGGCACCCTGAGCGCGGCGCCGCTCAGCGAGCCCGACGTGTGGCGCTCGATCGTCCTCGGCACTCCCCGGTCCGGGCGCACCCCGCCCGCTGTGGAGGTCGTGGCCCGGGAGCTGGTTGGCCGGATCAACCGGGCGGTGGCCCGGGGCAGTTGGCCCTCCGCCCAACCGCACAACGCCGGCGCTTCCCCCGAGGACGAGTAA
- a CDS encoding acyl-CoA dehydrogenase family protein produces the protein MSTLDILSEDERFIVRTVRDFVDKEVRPVVRELEHANTYPEALIDRMKRLGVFGLAVPESHGGTPVSTPCHVLITEELARGWMSLTGAMGGHAVVAKLLQHFGTQAQQRRYLPATATGEIRATMALTEPGGGSDLQAMCTVARRDGDRGYVVNGVKTWITNARRSGLIALMCKTDPDAVPAHLGISILLVEHGPGLTVSRDLPKLGYKGVESCELSFEDFRVPGDALLGGVEGKGFAQMMQGLETGRLQVAARALGVGRAAFEDALAYAQERESFGKPIWKHQSVGNYLADMATSLSAARQLTLYAAREADAGRRVGMEAGMAKLFASETAMQIALNAVRIHGGYGYSTEFDVERYFRDAPLMIVGEGTNEIQRNVIASQLVRRGGLDA, from the coding sequence ATGAGCACTCTCGACATCCTGTCCGAGGACGAGCGGTTCATCGTCCGTACGGTGCGTGACTTCGTCGACAAGGAGGTGAGGCCGGTCGTACGGGAACTGGAACACGCGAACACCTATCCCGAGGCCCTGATCGACCGGATGAAGCGGCTCGGCGTCTTCGGGCTCGCCGTCCCCGAAAGCCACGGCGGCACCCCCGTCTCCACCCCCTGCCACGTCCTGATCACCGAGGAACTGGCCCGCGGCTGGATGAGCCTGACCGGCGCGATGGGCGGCCACGCCGTCGTCGCCAAGCTGCTGCAGCACTTCGGCACGCAGGCGCAGCAGCGCCGGTACCTGCCGGCGACGGCCACCGGTGAGATCCGCGCGACCATGGCGCTGACCGAGCCCGGCGGAGGTTCGGACCTGCAGGCCATGTGCACGGTCGCGCGCCGGGACGGCGATCGCGGCTACGTGGTCAACGGGGTGAAGACCTGGATCACCAACGCCCGCCGTTCCGGCCTGATCGCCCTGATGTGCAAGACCGACCCGGACGCCGTGCCCGCTCACCTGGGCATCTCGATCCTGCTCGTGGAACACGGTCCGGGGCTGACCGTCTCCCGCGACCTGCCCAAGCTCGGTTACAAGGGCGTGGAGAGCTGCGAGCTGTCCTTCGAGGACTTCCGGGTCCCGGGCGACGCTCTGCTCGGCGGTGTGGAGGGCAAGGGCTTCGCCCAGATGATGCAGGGCCTGGAGACCGGACGTCTGCAGGTCGCCGCCCGCGCGCTCGGGGTCGGCCGGGCGGCGTTCGAGGACGCCCTCGCCTACGCCCAGGAGCGGGAGTCGTTCGGCAAGCCGATCTGGAAGCACCAGTCGGTCGGCAACTACCTGGCGGACATGGCCACTTCACTGAGTGCGGCCCGTCAGCTCACCCTGTACGCGGCCCGGGAGGCCGACGCCGGCCGGCGGGTGGGCATGGAGGCGGGGATGGCGAAGCTGTTCGCCTCCGAGACCGCCATGCAGATCGCCCTCAACGCCGTGCGCATCCACGGCGGGTACGGCTACTCCACGGAGTTCGACGTCGAACGCTACTTCCGTGACGCCCCGCTGATGATCGTCGGCGAGGGAACCAACGAGATCCAGCGGAACGTCATCGCGAGCCAGCTCGTCAGGCGCGGCGGTCTGGACGCATGA
- a CDS encoding thiolase family protein, which yields MPEAVLVSALRTPIATAFKGSLRETTVYDLADRVVAAAAEGLDPDLLDDVILAESHYGGGVVARHAAVTAGLGQVPGLALNRHCAAGLAAVQTAAASIRADMDRLVLAGGVNSASTAPKLSWLDRERWVPPSHPDRPDAPNLDMSITVGWNTAVRAGLTREEMDAWALRSHRNAVRALDEGRFKQETLPVDTPFGPFEADEHPRRDTSAQKLAALKPLHPEIEGFSITAGNACGANDAAAVVAVAEERLAREVLGLPVLATVRSWASVALDPAETGLTPIHAIPKALRRAGLTMSDVDLFEINEAFASVPLAAIRNLGLDPGLVNVNGSGCSLGHPVAATGTRMAVTLVHELRRRGGGVGVAAMCAGGGMGSALVLEVPAP from the coding sequence ATGCCTGAAGCTGTGCTCGTCTCAGCCCTGCGTACCCCGATCGCCACCGCCTTCAAGGGGAGTCTGCGCGAAACGACCGTATACGATCTGGCCGACCGTGTCGTCGCGGCGGCGGCCGAGGGACTCGACCCGGACCTCCTTGACGACGTGATCCTCGCCGAGTCGCACTACGGCGGCGGCGTCGTCGCCCGGCACGCGGCGGTGACGGCCGGCCTCGGGCAGGTGCCGGGGCTCGCGCTGAACCGGCACTGCGCTGCGGGGCTCGCCGCCGTCCAGACGGCGGCGGCCTCGATCCGGGCCGACATGGACCGGCTGGTGCTCGCGGGCGGCGTCAACTCCGCGTCCACCGCGCCCAAACTGTCCTGGCTGGACCGCGAGCGCTGGGTGCCGCCCTCGCACCCTGACCGCCCGGACGCCCCCAACCTCGACATGTCGATCACGGTCGGCTGGAACACCGCGGTACGGGCGGGTCTCACCCGCGAGGAGATGGACGCCTGGGCGCTGCGCTCGCACCGCAACGCCGTACGTGCCCTCGACGAGGGCCGCTTCAAGCAGGAGACGTTGCCCGTCGACACCCCCTTCGGCCCCTTCGAGGCCGACGAGCATCCACGCCGCGACACCAGCGCGCAGAAACTGGCCGCGCTCAAACCGCTCCACCCGGAGATCGAGGGCTTCTCGATCACGGCGGGCAACGCCTGCGGAGCCAACGACGCGGCGGCGGTCGTGGCGGTCGCGGAGGAACGGCTCGCCAGGGAGGTGCTGGGGCTGCCCGTGCTGGCCACCGTGCGGTCGTGGGCCTCGGTCGCGCTCGACCCTGCGGAGACCGGCCTCACCCCCATCCACGCCATCCCCAAGGCGCTGCGCCGGGCCGGCCTGACCATGTCCGACGTCGACCTCTTCGAGATCAACGAGGCCTTCGCTTCGGTGCCGCTCGCCGCGATCCGCAATCTCGGCCTGGACCCGGGCCTTGTCAACGTCAACGGCAGCGGCTGTTCCCTCGGCCACCCGGTCGCCGCCACCGGCACCAGGATGGCCGTCACCCTCGTCCACGAACTGCGCCGCCGGGGCGGCGGCGTGGGCGTGGCAGCGATGTGCGCGGGCGGCGGCATGGGCTCGGCGCTGGTACTCGAGGTACCGGCGCCCTGA
- a CDS encoding FAS1-like dehydratase domain-containing protein: MRPTPPPLHTYVESWTPGPVRDEDVLGVGPAAALSAVLNLPGPAPKAGEALAPMWQWLFFLSWPAGRLLGADGHPLDGHFLPPLPHRQRMWAGGRCEITQPLCLGEPVERVSSLASVTAKRGRTGEMLFVTERREFRRRADVSRGGAGHRLPVRGAADNTRPPSASSPGRTWTSRGSSPCTPTRRCSSASAR; encoded by the coding sequence ATGCGGCCCACCCCACCCCCGCTCCACACCTACGTGGAGTCGTGGACGCCAGGACCGGTCAGGGACGAGGACGTGCTGGGCGTCGGCCCTGCGGCGGCCCTGTCGGCGGTGCTGAACCTGCCAGGACCCGCCCCGAAGGCGGGCGAGGCGCTTGCGCCGATGTGGCAGTGGCTCTTCTTCCTGAGCTGGCCCGCCGGGCGGCTACTCGGCGCCGACGGGCACCCGTTGGACGGCCACTTCCTGCCACCCCTGCCTCACCGGCAGCGCATGTGGGCGGGCGGCCGGTGCGAGATCACCCAGCCCCTGTGCCTCGGTGAACCCGTCGAACGGGTCAGTTCCCTCGCTTCCGTGACCGCCAAGCGGGGGCGTACGGGCGAGATGCTGTTCGTCACCGAGCGCCGTGAGTTCCGTAGGCGGGCGGACGTGTCTCGTGGAGGAGCAGGACATCGTCTACCGGTCCGGGGGGCGGCGGACAACACCCGGCCGCCGTCGGCGAGTTCACCCGGCCGCACGTGGACGAGCCGTGGCAGCTCCCCCTGCACCCCGACCCGGCGCTGCTCTTCCGCTTCAGCGCGCTGA
- a CDS encoding CaiB/BaiF CoA transferase family protein produces MTEPPAPLPLAGLTVVSLEQAVAAPFATRQLADLGARVIKVERPGGGDFARRYDTTVHGESSYFVWLNRSKESVTLDLKWEAGRAVLEQLLADADVFVQNLAPGAAVRMGLGADALLDRFPSLVPCSITGYGSSGPWADRKAYDLLVQCQTGLVSLTGNAHGAARVGVSIADIAAGMYAYSGILTALLTRATTGVARAVEVSLFEALAKWMNQPAYYTGFGGTQPPRLGTQHATIAPYGAYTAADGQDILFSIQNEREWAALCDRILGLPELVADPRFATGSARVVHREELNVIVAGRFGELDSAEVTDLLDAAGIANAGVNDVAQFLEHPVLSGRDRWRDVGIPGGATVRALLPPADLTGVAARMDPVPAVGEHTGTILAALGYSTADIDRLRAEHVI; encoded by the coding sequence ATGACCGAGCCCCCCGCCCCGCTGCCGCTGGCCGGCCTCACCGTCGTCAGTCTGGAGCAGGCGGTGGCCGCCCCCTTCGCGACCCGCCAGCTGGCCGACCTCGGCGCCCGGGTCATCAAGGTGGAGCGGCCCGGCGGAGGTGACTTCGCCCGCCGCTACGACACCACGGTGCACGGCGAGTCCAGTTACTTCGTGTGGCTCAACCGGTCCAAGGAGTCCGTCACCCTCGACCTGAAGTGGGAGGCGGGAAGGGCCGTCCTTGAGCAACTGCTCGCGGACGCGGACGTGTTCGTGCAGAACCTGGCGCCAGGAGCGGCCGTACGCATGGGCCTGGGCGCCGACGCGCTCCTCGACCGCTTCCCCTCGCTCGTCCCGTGTTCCATCACGGGCTACGGCTCCAGCGGCCCGTGGGCCGACCGCAAGGCGTACGACCTCCTGGTGCAGTGCCAGACCGGGCTGGTCTCGCTCACCGGCAACGCGCACGGCGCAGCCCGGGTCGGGGTGTCGATCGCCGACATCGCGGCCGGCATGTACGCCTACTCCGGGATTCTCACCGCCCTGCTCACCCGTGCCACCACCGGTGTCGCCCGCGCCGTGGAGGTCTCGCTGTTCGAGGCACTGGCCAAGTGGATGAACCAGCCCGCCTACTACACCGGCTTCGGCGGCACCCAGCCCCCGCGCCTCGGCACTCAGCACGCCACCATCGCGCCGTACGGCGCCTACACCGCCGCCGACGGCCAGGACATCCTGTTCTCCATCCAGAACGAACGGGAATGGGCCGCTCTGTGCGACCGGATCCTCGGCCTGCCCGAGCTGGTCGCGGATCCACGTTTCGCCACCGGCTCCGCCCGGGTCGTCCACCGTGAGGAACTGAACGTGATCGTCGCCGGGCGGTTCGGCGAACTCGACAGCGCCGAGGTGACGGACCTGCTGGACGCGGCGGGCATCGCCAACGCCGGGGTGAACGACGTGGCGCAGTTCCTCGAGCACCCGGTGCTCAGCGGCCGGGACCGCTGGCGGGACGTGGGGATCCCCGGCGGAGCCACGGTGCGGGCGCTGTTGCCGCCGGCGGACCTGACCGGCGTCGCCGCGCGCATGGATCCCGTCCCCGCCGTCGGTGAGCACACCGGGACGATCCTGGCCGCCCTCGGATACAGCACCGCCGACATCGACCGGCTGAGGGCGGAACACGTCATCTGA
- a CDS encoding class I adenylate-forming enzyme family protein produces the protein MNIVVILEMAASAGERPIVTEGGRSLSAAGLQRLARHAADRFRDRTAVLYLGPNHLAYPVALFGAALAGVPFVPLNYRLGEDQLDALILRHPGAEVLRPADLDALLAPPPGEAEWKPAPEDRDATAVVLYTSGTTAAPKAALLRHRHLLAYVFNTQDFGSANATDATLVALPPYHVAGVMNLLTNLYAGRRVVYQSAFDPADWLTTVRREGVTHAMVVPTMLARITRELGEAEAGVPTLRSLAYGGARCPLPVVERALRQFPGTGFVNAYGLTETASSVCVLGPEDHWQAIASDDPAVRARLGSVGRPLPGVEFEIRDEDGGTLGPDTTGLVFVRGDQISGEYAESDKAPGDGWFATRDRGRLDTDGYLYLEGRADDTIIRAGENIAPAEIEDVLLQHPGVHEAAVLGLADPEWGQRLVAVLVGSGDPEEIRSFARQRLRSSKTPDTVVFRSELPRTSTGKLLRRTLVAELEEAADA, from the coding sequence ATGAACATAGTCGTGATCCTGGAAATGGCCGCCTCCGCGGGAGAGCGCCCAATCGTCACGGAGGGCGGCCGGTCGCTGTCCGCGGCCGGGCTCCAGCGCCTCGCACGCCACGCGGCCGACCGCTTCCGTGACCGCACCGCGGTCCTGTACCTGGGCCCGAACCATCTCGCCTACCCCGTCGCCCTGTTCGGCGCCGCCCTGGCCGGAGTCCCGTTCGTCCCCCTCAACTACCGACTCGGCGAAGACCAGCTGGACGCCCTGATCCTCCGGCACCCGGGGGCCGAGGTACTGCGTCCGGCCGACCTCGACGCACTTCTTGCCCCGCCCCCGGGCGAGGCGGAGTGGAAGCCCGCCCCGGAGGACCGCGACGCCACCGCCGTCGTCCTCTACACCAGCGGCACCACCGCCGCCCCCAAGGCGGCCCTGCTGCGCCACCGCCATCTGCTCGCCTACGTCTTCAACACCCAGGACTTCGGCTCGGCGAACGCCACCGACGCGACCCTGGTGGCGCTGCCGCCGTACCACGTGGCCGGCGTGATGAACCTGCTGACGAACCTGTACGCCGGCCGCCGCGTCGTCTATCAGTCCGCCTTCGACCCGGCCGACTGGCTGACCACGGTCCGCCGCGAAGGCGTGACCCACGCCATGGTGGTCCCGACCATGCTCGCCCGCATCACCCGGGAACTGGGCGAAGCGGAAGCCGGCGTGCCGACCCTGCGCAGCCTCGCCTACGGCGGCGCGCGCTGCCCCCTGCCGGTGGTGGAGCGGGCACTGCGGCAGTTCCCGGGCACCGGCTTCGTCAACGCCTACGGTCTGACCGAGACCGCCTCGTCGGTCTGTGTGCTGGGCCCCGAGGACCACTGGCAGGCGATCGCCTCCGACGATCCGGCCGTACGGGCGCGCCTCGGTTCGGTGGGGCGCCCGCTGCCCGGCGTGGAGTTCGAGATCCGCGACGAGGACGGAGGGACGCTCGGTCCTGACACCACAGGGCTCGTCTTCGTCCGCGGGGACCAGATCTCCGGCGAGTACGCGGAGTCGGACAAAGCGCCCGGGGACGGCTGGTTCGCCACCCGTGACCGGGGCCGGCTGGACACGGACGGCTACCTCTACCTGGAGGGCCGCGCCGACGACACCATCATCCGGGCCGGTGAGAACATCGCCCCCGCCGAGATCGAGGACGTACTGCTGCAGCATCCGGGGGTGCACGAGGCCGCCGTACTCGGGCTTGCCGACCCGGAGTGGGGCCAGCGCCTGGTCGCGGTGCTGGTCGGATCGGGCGACCCGGAGGAGATCCGGTCCTTCGCCCGACAGCGGCTGCGCTCCTCCAAGACGCCGGACACCGTCGTCTTCCGCTCCGAACTGCCCCGCACATCCACCGGAAAACTCTTGCGCCGCACCTTGGTCGCCGAACTGGAGGAGGCCGCCGATGCCTGA
- a CDS encoding SDR family oxidoreductase, whose translation MRIDGSTALVVGGAGGLGEATVRRLHAAGATVVVADLADDKGKTLEAELGVRYVRTDATDEDSVAAAVEVAERAGEFRVAVDCHGGPASGGRLVGKDGSPLDLADFRSTVDIYLTGVFNVMRMAASALARTAPQDEDGGRGVIVTTSSIAAFEGQIGQLPYAAAKGGVSAMTLVAARDLSPLGIRVVSVAPGTVLTPAYGKAADRLEAYWGPQVPHPRRMGRPDEYAALVQHLCENDYLNGEVVRLDGALRFPPK comes from the coding sequence GTGCGCATTGATGGATCGACGGCCCTGGTGGTCGGCGGCGCGGGTGGCCTCGGCGAGGCCACGGTACGGCGACTGCACGCGGCAGGCGCCACAGTGGTGGTCGCCGATCTCGCCGACGACAAGGGCAAAACCCTGGAGGCGGAGCTGGGCGTGCGGTACGTCCGCACCGACGCCACCGACGAGGACTCGGTGGCGGCCGCGGTGGAAGTGGCCGAGCGCGCGGGCGAGTTCCGCGTCGCCGTCGACTGCCACGGCGGCCCGGCGAGCGGCGGGCGGCTCGTCGGCAAGGACGGCTCGCCACTGGACCTCGCCGACTTCCGCAGCACAGTGGACATCTATCTGACCGGCGTCTTTAATGTCATGCGCATGGCTGCCTCCGCACTCGCGCGCACCGCACCCCAGGACGAGGACGGCGGACGAGGCGTGATCGTCACGACCTCGTCCATCGCCGCCTTCGAGGGGCAGATCGGCCAGCTGCCGTACGCCGCCGCCAAGGGCGGGGTGAGCGCGATGACGCTGGTCGCCGCCCGGGACCTGTCCCCCCTGGGCATCCGCGTGGTCTCCGTCGCCCCCGGCACCGTCCTCACACCCGCCTACGGCAAGGCCGCGGACCGTCTAGAGGCGTACTGGGGCCCCCAGGTACCGCATCCACGGCGCATGGGACGGCCCGACGAATACGCCGCACTGGTGCAACACCTGTGCGAAAACGACTACCTCAACGGTGAAGTCGTCCGCCTGGACGGCGCGTTGAGGTTCCCACCGAAATAG